Part of the Sinomonas atrocyanea genome is shown below.
TGCGCGAGATCCGCACCATGTCCTCGCGCGGGACCACCTTCACGCGCTCGCGCCGCACCTGGCTGCCGCCGCCCGCGGCGCCGGCGGCAGCACCGGCGTCGTCCGTGTCCGCGGCCCACGCCTCGCCGAGGGCCCGCTCGTGGGCGTCCAGCTCGTTCCAGCCCTCCCAGGTCGTGTACTCGACGCCGCGCTCCTCGAGCAGGGCGATGACCGCGTGCTCGTCCGGGTTCTCGGCGGCGGGGAGGGAGTCGCGGTCCTCGAGGAGGCAGCCGATCGTCTCGAGGGCGTCGCCCTTGGTGTGGCCGATCAGCCCCACCGGCCCGCGCTTGATCCACCCCGTCGTGTAGAGGCCGGCCATCGGGGTCCCGTCCTCGTCGAGGACGCGGCCGCCCTCGTTGGGGATCACGCCGCGGCGCGCATCGTACTCGATCTCGGCGAGCTCCGAGCCGCGGTAGCCGATGGCCCGGTACACGGCCTGGACGGGGTAGTCCTCGAACTGGCCGGTGCCGCGGACGTTGCCAGTGCCGTCGAGCTCCATGCGCTCGAACCGGATCCCGGCCACGTGACCGGGGGTCTCGGGCGAGTCGTAGATCTCCACGGGGCTCTGCAGGAAGTGCAGGTGCAGGCGGCGGGAGGCACCGGTGTCCTGGTCCTCCGCGATCCAGTTCGCGAGGGTGTTGACCATCGTCTTGACCTGGTTGTTGGTCTTGATGGCCTCGTCGGAGGCGTCGTCGAACTCGAAGTCCTCCGGGTACAGCACGATGTCCACGTCCCGGGAGTGGGAGAGCTCGCGCAGCTCGAGCGGGGTGAACTTCACCTGCGCCGGGCCGCGGCGGCCGAACACGTGCACGTCCGTGACGGGGCTGGACTTGAGGGCGCGGTAGACGTTGTCCGGGATCTCCGTGACGAGCAGGTCGTCGGCGTGCTTGGAGAGCATGCGGGCAACGTCGAGGGCCACGTTGCCGTTGCCGATCACCGCCACCTCTTTGGCCGTGA
Proteins encoded:
- a CDS encoding FAD-dependent oxidoreductase, whose amino-acid sequence is MSEAPARPLRVAIIGAGPAGVYAADILTKSNEVRGGDVEVSIDLFDQYPAPYGLIRYGVAPDHPRIKGIVNALHKVLDRGDIRFIGNVTYGRDLTLADIRGFYDAVIFATGALKDAPLDIPGVELEGSFGGADFVSWYDGHPDVPRDWPLTAKEVAVIGNGNVALDVARMLSKHADDLLVTEIPDNVYRALKSSPVTDVHVFGRRGPAQVKFTPLELRELSHSRDVDIVLYPEDFEFDDASDEAIKTNNQVKTMVNTLANWIAEDQDTGASRRLHLHFLQSPVEIYDSPETPGHVAGIRFERMELDGTGNVRGTGQFEDYPVQAVYRAIGYRGSELAEIEYDARRGVIPNEGGRVLDEDGTPMAGLYTTGWIKRGPVGLIGHTKGDALETIGCLLEDRDSLPAAENPDEHAVIALLEERGVEYTTWEGWNELDAHERALGEAWAADTDDAGAAAGAAGGGSQVRRERVKVVPREDMVRISRKGAPDA